Proteins co-encoded in one Babylonia areolata isolate BAREFJ2019XMU chromosome 5, ASM4173473v1, whole genome shotgun sequence genomic window:
- the LOC143282028 gene encoding uncharacterized protein LOC143282028 isoform X2, whose protein sequence is MRFALLAVTIFAWSGVVLGQRGERDNTIRECFGKVADVFFVLDSSSSIYVEDYREVLKFVSQVVTRFDVSRDDTRLGALTFSDDFQLGFDLDRFRSKGEVLASINERTLPYRTGVTNTDLAIRNVRQDSVFRPDITKVMVVITDGGSRSPGATRREADLARQAGFHMVVVGVGQYLDEQEWRIIASDPDNDYIFNITNFNFLDSLRDALPRRICLMPPIIIGGECQVEENADLLFLSAPNGINDALDVIKELTGSFRSRERLHVGYLMQACQGEIVDRGFEGPDRYCDRFGDALSQDGETYVNLVSELRRKATSMREDRVANQVAVLFIDDQSMRENRFGILQEARNAEQFDGITNIVVDLGVRNYSNFVDGMTSGRENVIIYQDQGFQQNVQSILDRICEYVSFSFEEEIIPS, encoded by the exons AGTGTTTCGGGAAAGTGGCGGATGTGTTTTTCGTCCTGGACTCGTCTTCTTCTATCTATGTGGAGGATTACCGGGAGGTGCTCAAGTTCGTCAGCCAAGTCGTCACACGCTTTGATGTCAGTCGTGATGACACCAGGCTAGGAGCCTTGACCTTTAGCGACGATTTCCAG CTTGGCTTTGACCTGGACCGTTTCCGTAGCAAAGGTGAAGTCCTGGCATCCATCAACGAGCGCACATTGCCCTATCGCACTGGTGTGACCAACACTGACCTTGCCATCCGCAATGTGCGCCAGGACAGCGTCTTCCGCCCAGACATTACCAAAGTCATGGTTGTCATCACTGACGGAGGGTCACGGTCACCAG GTGCCACACGGCGGGAGGCGGACCTGGCCCGCCAGGCAGGCTTTCacatggtggtggttggggtgggccAGTACCTGGATGAGCAGGAATGGCGCATCATCGCCAGTGATCCCGATAATGACTACATCTTCAACATCACAAACTTCAACTTCCTGGACTCCCTCCGTGATGCTCTGCCACGCCGCATTTGTCTCATGCCACCCATTATCATCGGTGGAG AATGCCAAGTGGAGGAGAACGCCGaccttctcttcctgtctgcccCGAATGGCATCAACGACGCTCTGGACGTGATCAAGGAGCTGACAGGGAGCTTCAGATCACGTGAGCGTCTGCATGTTGGCTACCTCATGCAGGCATGTCAGGGCGAGATCGTAGATCGGGGCTTCGAAGGCCCTGACCGCTACTGTGACAG GTTCGGAGATGCACTTTCCCAGGATGGCGAGACCTACGTCAACTTGGTGTCTGAACtgagaagaaaagcaacaagcaTGCGAGAGGATCGAGTTGCTAATCAGGTGGCTGTTCTCTTCATCGATGACCAGTCCATGAGAGAAAATAG GTTTGGAATTCTGCAAGAGGCGAGAAACGCCGAGCAGTTTGATGGCATCACCAACATTGTTGTGGACCTCGGAGTGCGCAATTACAGCAACTTTGTGGATGGCATGACATCAGGTCGGGAGAACGTCATCATCTACCAGGACCAAGGTTTCCAACAAAACGTACAAAGCATCCTTGACCGAATCTGTGAAT ATGTGAGCTTCAGTTTTGAAGAAGAAATAATCCCATCCTAA